From the Amycolatopsis thermoflava N1165 genome, one window contains:
- the hisC gene encoding histidinol-phosphate transaminase has product MSVRTRPDLGSLPAYVAGRTVPGAIKLASNEVPGGPLPSVRAAIADAAADVHRYPDMGVTALANRLARKYDFPVERVAVGCGSVALCQQLTQALCAPGDEVLFAWRSFEAYPIVTQIAGATSVKVPLDATHTHDLDAMLAAITPRTKLIFVCNPNNPTGTANRHEELVRFLDQVPPHVVVALDEAYREFVTDPDVPDGMEFARTRDNVVVLRTFSKAYGLAGLRVGYLVGPAELAEVVRKVYIPFSVNSLAQIAALASLDAEDEMRERCAAIVTERQRVADELLALGYEVPETHANFVWLPLGERALEFAEHALANKVVVRAFAGDGVRITISTREENEAFLQAARGFSR; this is encoded by the coding sequence ATGTCCGTGCGTACCCGTCCCGATCTCGGCTCGCTGCCCGCCTACGTCGCAGGGCGGACCGTGCCGGGTGCGATCAAGCTCGCCAGCAACGAGGTCCCGGGCGGCCCGCTGCCGAGCGTGCGCGCCGCGATCGCCGACGCCGCCGCGGACGTCCACCGCTACCCGGACATGGGTGTGACGGCGCTGGCGAACCGCCTGGCGCGCAAGTACGACTTCCCGGTGGAGCGCGTCGCGGTCGGCTGTGGCTCGGTCGCGCTGTGCCAGCAGCTCACGCAGGCCCTGTGCGCGCCCGGGGACGAGGTCCTGTTCGCGTGGCGCTCGTTCGAGGCGTACCCGATCGTCACCCAGATCGCGGGCGCGACGTCGGTGAAGGTGCCGCTGGACGCCACGCACACGCACGACCTGGACGCGATGCTCGCCGCCATCACGCCGCGGACGAAGCTGATCTTCGTCTGCAACCCGAACAACCCGACGGGCACCGCGAACCGCCACGAGGAGCTGGTGCGCTTCCTCGACCAGGTGCCGCCGCACGTGGTCGTCGCGCTGGACGAGGCCTACCGCGAGTTCGTCACCGACCCGGACGTGCCGGACGGGATGGAGTTCGCGCGCACCCGTGACAACGTGGTGGTGCTGCGGACCTTCTCCAAGGCCTACGGCCTGGCCGGGCTGCGCGTCGGCTACCTGGTCGGCCCGGCCGAGCTGGCCGAGGTGGTGCGCAAGGTCTACATCCCGTTCAGCGTGAACTCGCTGGCGCAGATCGCCGCGCTGGCCTCGCTCGACGCCGAGGACGAGATGCGCGAGCGGTGCGCGGCGATCGTCACCGAGCGGCAGCGCGTCGCCGACGAACTGCTCGCCCTCGGCTACGAGGTGCCCGAGACGCACGCCAACTTCGTGTGGCTGCCGCTGGGCGAACGCGCGCTCGAGTTCGCCGAGCACGCGCTGGCGAACAAGGTGGTCGTGCGGGCCTTCGCGGGCGACGGCGTGCGCATCACGATCAGCACGCGCGAGGAGAACGAGGCCTTCCTGCAGGCGGCGCGCGGCTTCAGCCGTTGA
- a CDS encoding sulfite exporter TauE/SafE family protein, whose amino-acid sequence MEWWEALVVFLAGVWAGTINTVVGSGTLVTFPVLVALGYSPVTATTSNAIGLAPGTISGAIGYRHELTGQGRRVARYAVPSALGAVCGTVLLLSLPPNAFETVVPVLVGLAVVLVIIQPRVSLWVARRREAGKGGSRGGLVLFLIFLVGIYGGYFTAAQGVMLMAFMGMLLTDPLQRLNGIKNVLAAVVNVVAGIVYAFIAPVSWPVVALLAVGSTLGGQLGAKIGRRLPAPVLRGVIVVVGIAAIVQLVVNG is encoded by the coding sequence ATGGAGTGGTGGGAGGCGTTGGTCGTGTTCCTGGCCGGGGTGTGGGCGGGCACGATCAACACGGTCGTCGGGTCCGGCACGCTCGTCACGTTCCCGGTGCTGGTCGCGCTCGGTTACTCGCCGGTGACCGCGACGACGTCGAACGCGATCGGGCTCGCGCCGGGCACGATCAGCGGCGCGATCGGCTACCGGCACGAGCTGACCGGCCAGGGCAGGCGGGTCGCGCGATACGCGGTGCCGTCGGCGCTCGGTGCGGTGTGCGGCACGGTGCTGCTGCTTTCGCTGCCGCCCAACGCGTTCGAGACGGTCGTGCCGGTGCTGGTCGGGCTCGCCGTGGTGCTGGTGATCATCCAGCCGCGGGTGTCCCTGTGGGTGGCGCGCCGCCGCGAGGCCGGGAAGGGCGGCTCGCGTGGCGGGCTCGTGTTGTTCCTGATCTTCCTGGTCGGCATTTACGGCGGGTACTTCACCGCGGCACAGGGCGTCATGCTGATGGCGTTCATGGGGATGCTGCTCACCGACCCGCTGCAGCGGCTGAACGGGATCAAGAACGTCCTCGCCGCCGTGGTCAACGTGGTCGCCGGGATCGTCTACGCGTTCATCGCCCCGGTCAGCTGGCCGGTGGTGGCGCTGCTCGCCGTCGGGTCCACCCTCGGCGGGCAGCTCGGCGCCAAGATCGGGCGCCGGCTGCCCGCGCCGGTGCTGCGCGGCGTGATCGTCGTGGTCGGCATCGCCGCGATCGTGCAGCTGGTGGTCAACGGCTGA
- a CDS encoding Vms1/Ankzf1 family peptidyl-tRNA hydrolase — MDTTTLRPLVTATGPFTSVYFEDSHDTEDAEKQLELKWRELKDALTAQHAPDGAVSALESAILDGPRATGRSGRALLAAGERVLVDEHLPSPPASTIARVSDLPYLLPLARYGELALPHVVAEVDQVSATVKAFDEHGDEMAAEEVSGQDHPVHHTRGGGEAHHRMQHRTEEVKRHNVADIAGVVARLAEQAHAQLIVVAGEVQGRKAVIDELPEAAKSIAREATHSDVADELAEAVRQSRLNDVVQQFRGALNQPDGLAVQGLEAVTAALREANVETLLVGDPGEDMVCTGPSPAQIALGEEELKAYGATEIHRCRADEAVPAAAIAVDADLVHVDEELVEGFGAILRHR, encoded by the coding sequence ATGGACACGACGACCTTGCGCCCGCTGGTGACCGCGACCGGTCCGTTCACGTCCGTCTACTTCGAGGACTCGCACGACACGGAGGACGCCGAGAAACAGCTCGAGCTCAAGTGGCGCGAGCTGAAGGACGCGCTGACCGCGCAGCACGCCCCGGACGGTGCGGTGAGCGCGCTGGAGAGCGCGATCCTGGACGGCCCGCGCGCCACCGGCCGCAGCGGCCGCGCGCTGCTGGCCGCAGGCGAACGGGTCCTGGTCGACGAGCACCTGCCGAGCCCGCCCGCGAGCACCATCGCCCGGGTGTCCGACCTGCCCTACCTGCTGCCGCTGGCGCGGTACGGCGAGCTGGCGCTGCCGCACGTGGTCGCCGAGGTCGACCAGGTGAGCGCGACCGTCAAGGCCTTCGACGAGCACGGCGACGAGATGGCCGCGGAGGAGGTCAGCGGCCAGGACCACCCGGTGCACCACACCCGCGGCGGCGGTGAGGCGCACCACCGCATGCAGCACCGCACCGAGGAGGTCAAGCGCCACAACGTCGCCGACATCGCGGGCGTGGTCGCCCGCCTGGCCGAGCAGGCGCACGCGCAGCTGATCGTGGTGGCAGGCGAGGTGCAAGGCCGCAAGGCCGTGATCGACGAACTGCCCGAGGCCGCGAAGTCGATCGCGCGCGAGGCCACGCACTCCGACGTCGCCGACGAGCTGGCCGAAGCGGTCCGGCAAAGCCGCCTGAACGATGTCGTCCAGCAGTTCCGCGGCGCGCTGAACCAGCCGGACGGCCTTGCGGTGCAAGGACTCGAGGCGGTGACGGCCGCGCTGCGCGAGGCCAATGTGGAGACTCTGCTCGTCGGCGATCCGGGCGAGGACATGGTGTGCACGGGTCCGAGCCCGGCGCAGATCGCGCTGGGTGAGGAGGAACTCAAGGCCTACGGCGCCACGGAGATCCACCGGTGCCGGGCCGACGAGGCGGTCCCCGCCGCGGCGATCGCCGTGGACGCGGACCTGGTGCACGTCGACGAGGAGCTCGTCGAGGGGTTCGGCGCGATCTTGCGCCATCGGTGA
- a CDS encoding ATP-binding protein: MTDWEPPSLRAQNEIELWLGADLAHLPIVRSVVATLATRADFDLDSIADLRLAVDEACSTLITRALPGSTMRCRFVVEDDELRFQGTVLSDNDSAPSTKSFGWRVLSTLTDSVDAHVKSNGQGHQVDIELAKRRVVVDVPGAGA, translated from the coding sequence GTGACGGACTGGGAGCCACCGTCCTTGCGCGCGCAGAACGAGATCGAACTCTGGCTCGGTGCCGACCTGGCACACCTGCCGATCGTCCGGTCGGTGGTGGCGACGCTCGCCACCCGCGCCGACTTCGACCTGGACTCGATCGCCGACCTGCGGCTGGCAGTGGACGAAGCGTGCTCGACGCTGATCACCCGGGCACTGCCGGGCTCCACCATGCGCTGCCGGTTCGTCGTCGAGGACGACGAACTGCGGTTCCAGGGCACGGTGTTGTCGGACAACGACAGCGCGCCGAGCACCAAGTCGTTCGGCTGGCGGGTCCTGAGCACGCTCACGGATTCCGTCGACGCGCACGTGAAGTCGAACGGCCAGGGCCACCAGGTGGACATCGAACTCGCCAAGCGACGTGTCGTCGTGGACGTCCCAGGGGCAGGCGCGTGA
- a CDS encoding SigB/SigF/SigG family RNA polymerase sigma factor, translating into MTGSRTEPTQPTSSNEYGHLAPLFDELASLPADDPRRAALRDELVTGHLPLAEHIAQRFSGRGVAKEDLVQVATVGLINAVDRFDASRGSDFLSFAVPTVMGEVRRHFRDTGWLVRVPRRLKELHLSISSASTELAQRLGRAPTPSEIASHLGVSQDEVYEGLEAGNAYHSMSLDEVLSGDTENLALGDTLGEEDAGLEGVENHEALLPLIQELPERERKILGLRFVHNMTQTQIAERIGVSQMHVSRLLARTLQRLRDGLTEQDGEL; encoded by the coding sequence GTGACCGGTTCCCGGACCGAGCCGACACAACCCACATCGTCGAACGAATACGGCCACCTGGCCCCGCTGTTCGACGAGCTGGCGAGCCTGCCGGCCGATGACCCCCGCCGCGCCGCCCTGCGCGACGAGCTCGTGACGGGGCACCTGCCCCTGGCCGAGCACATCGCGCAGCGGTTCTCCGGGCGCGGGGTGGCGAAGGAGGACCTGGTCCAGGTCGCCACCGTCGGGTTGATCAACGCGGTGGACCGGTTCGACGCCAGCCGCGGCTCGGACTTCCTGTCCTTCGCCGTGCCGACGGTGATGGGTGAGGTGCGCCGCCACTTCCGGGACACCGGCTGGCTGGTGCGGGTGCCGCGCCGGCTCAAGGAGCTGCACCTGTCGATCTCCAGCGCGAGCACCGAGCTCGCGCAGCGGCTGGGCCGCGCGCCGACGCCGAGCGAGATCGCGAGCCACCTCGGCGTGAGCCAGGACGAGGTATACGAGGGCCTGGAAGCGGGCAACGCCTACCACTCGATGTCGCTGGACGAGGTGCTGTCCGGTGACACCGAGAACCTCGCGCTCGGCGACACGCTGGGTGAGGAGGACGCCGGCCTGGAGGGCGTCGAGAACCACGAGGCGCTGCTGCCGCTGATCCAGGAGCTGCCCGAGCGCGAGCGCAAGATCCTCGGCCTGCGGTTCGTGCACAACATGACGCAGACCCAGATCGCGGAGCGGATCGGGGTTTCCCAGATGCACGTGTCGCGGCTGCTCGCCCGCACCCTGCAGCGACTGCGCGACGGGCTCACCGAGCAGGACGGAGAGCTGTGA
- the ligD gene encoding non-homologous end-joining DNA ligase, protein MADPGWRAPMLATLTQQPFSRENWLFERKLDGVRAICSRDGGTPVLWSRNHNDISAGYPELGEALAGSGASSFVADGEIVAFDGNQTSFARLQQRIHLTDRRRIEATGVAVYLYLFDLLAFDGHDTTGLPLRQRKQLLRKAFDWGGVLRYATHRNTSGEEYFAHACARGWEGVIAKRADAPYRSGRTTDWLKFKCVKEQEFVVGGFSAPGGARTGFGALLVGYYDRGRLRYAGKVGAGYSEATLRELTGTLTGLERRRSPFDEPVPERGPRWVEPEVVVQVRFSEWTGDGKLRHPRFTGVRVDKSATEVVREA, encoded by the coding sequence ATGGCTGATCCCGGGTGGCGCGCGCCGATGCTGGCGACGCTGACCCAGCAGCCGTTTTCCAGGGAGAACTGGCTGTTCGAGCGCAAGCTCGACGGGGTTCGCGCCATCTGCTCGCGCGACGGCGGCACGCCCGTGCTGTGGTCGCGCAACCACAACGACATCAGCGCCGGATACCCGGAACTCGGGGAGGCGCTCGCCGGATCGGGTGCCTCCTCGTTCGTCGCCGACGGCGAGATCGTCGCCTTCGACGGCAACCAGACCAGCTTCGCCCGGCTGCAGCAACGCATCCACCTGACCGACCGGCGGCGCATCGAGGCCACCGGCGTCGCGGTGTACCTGTACCTGTTCGACCTGCTGGCCTTCGACGGCCACGACACGACCGGGTTGCCGCTGCGGCAGCGGAAGCAGTTGCTGCGCAAGGCTTTCGACTGGGGTGGGGTGTTGCGGTACGCCACGCACCGCAACACCTCCGGCGAGGAGTACTTCGCCCACGCGTGCGCGCGCGGCTGGGAGGGCGTGATCGCCAAGCGGGCGGACGCGCCGTACCGGTCCGGGCGGACGACCGACTGGCTGAAGTTCAAGTGCGTCAAGGAACAGGAGTTCGTCGTCGGCGGGTTCAGCGCGCCGGGCGGGGCGCGGACCGGGTTCGGCGCGTTGCTGGTCGGCTACTACGACCGCGGCCGGTTGCGGTACGCGGGCAAGGTCGGCGCCGGCTACAGCGAGGCCACGCTGCGTGAGCTGACCGGCACGCTGACCGGGCTGGAGCGCCGCCGGTCGCCGTTCGACGAGCCGGTCCCCGAGCGCGGGCCGCGCTGGGTCGAGCCGGAAGTGGTCGTGCAGGTGCGGTTTTCGGAGTGGACCGGCGACGGCAAGCTGCGGCATCCTCGGTTCACCGGCGTACGTGTCGACAAATCGGCTACCGAAGTGGTCCGGGAGGCGTGA
- a CDS encoding Ku protein — protein MARAIWSGAINFGLVTVPVELYSATEDHTVHFRQFERGTSDRIRYKRVNERTGEEVAYEDIVKGYDLGDGDYVLVEQEELDQIAPGRSRSIDIESFVDLGEIDPLYFQKSYWLAPTKEEFGRAYGLLRQAMADTNKAGIARFVMRGKEHIAAVRAGDGVLVLDTLLFAEDVRNPAKELKKLPEKAEPRGRELEMAVALVDSMADDWRPDDYHDQYNERVLKLIDDKKAGRTVTVEDEPAEPTKVVDLFEALSRSVERHKGSGGKDGSAAPKKSRKAAEPDLSELSKSELDKMARELDIKGRSKLNRADLEKAIRDARPARSRKRAS, from the coding sequence ATGGCGCGAGCGATCTGGAGCGGTGCGATCAACTTCGGCCTGGTGACGGTGCCGGTCGAGCTGTACTCCGCGACCGAGGACCACACCGTGCACTTCCGGCAGTTCGAGCGCGGCACGTCGGACCGGATCCGGTACAAGCGCGTGAACGAGCGGACCGGCGAGGAGGTGGCCTACGAGGACATCGTGAAGGGCTACGACCTCGGCGACGGCGACTACGTGCTGGTCGAGCAGGAGGAACTGGACCAGATCGCGCCCGGCCGGTCCCGGTCCATCGACATCGAGTCGTTCGTCGACCTCGGCGAGATCGACCCGCTGTACTTCCAGAAGAGCTACTGGCTGGCACCGACGAAGGAGGAGTTCGGGCGCGCGTACGGGCTGCTCAGGCAGGCCATGGCGGACACCAACAAGGCCGGCATCGCGCGCTTCGTGATGCGCGGCAAGGAGCACATCGCCGCGGTCCGCGCCGGCGACGGTGTGCTGGTGCTGGACACGCTGCTGTTCGCCGAGGACGTGCGGAACCCGGCGAAGGAGCTGAAGAAGCTGCCGGAGAAGGCGGAGCCGCGGGGCCGTGAACTGGAGATGGCGGTCGCGCTGGTGGACTCCATGGCCGACGACTGGCGCCCGGACGACTACCACGACCAGTACAACGAGCGCGTCCTGAAGCTGATCGACGACAAGAAGGCCGGCCGCACGGTGACGGTCGAGGACGAGCCCGCCGAGCCGACGAAGGTGGTCGACCTGTTCGAAGCGCTGTCCCGCAGCGTCGAGCGGCACAAGGGCTCCGGCGGGAAGGACGGTTCGGCTGCCCCGAAGAAGTCCCGGAAGGCGGCGGAGCCGGACCTGTCCGAGCTGAGCAAGTCGGAGCTGGACAAGATGGCCCGGGAACTCGACATCAAGGGCCGCTCGAAGCTCAACCGCGCCGACCTGGAAAAAGCCATCCGCGACGCGCGGCCGGCCCGTTCACGCAAACGCGCTTCCTGA
- a CDS encoding adenylate/guanylate cyclase domain-containing protein produces MPKFAQLAKFRVVLRTGLGFVVLGVGSSVCGAAAVWLLLFLQGIPADMGDRNWVLLTCAGAYVLLSVLVGSVWTAILHRRTAVWFAQGRRPTPPEARRALRLPRDLALVSGTLWLGGTIILGTLTSILGSALDTLGVTLAVGLGGLLTVGLMYLAAEWVARPILILALEVSPPRNAVSVSVLSRLAITWAVASGVPLLGVLIVAAPPNIGRADETSSLIMLSIVGLVSGAIGTALLARAVAAPLRRLRMAVGLVTRGRKDVSVRVDDASEIGSLQVSVNSMVAGLREQDRLRDLFGRHVGIDVARHALEHGVSLSGDVREVAALFVDVVDSTALAYRLPPEEIVRKLNRLFDSVVSAVDARGGLVNKFQGDAALCVFGAPTRLADPATAAMSAARAIRDAVREEGELDLGIGVAWGPVFAGQLGSRSRLEYTVIGDAVNEAARLTEHAKHVPGRILASDTLWSQAASGEQARWTRHETVQLRGRDTPTKTWTN; encoded by the coding sequence GTGCCGAAGTTCGCCCAGCTCGCGAAGTTCCGCGTGGTGCTGCGCACCGGGCTGGGGTTCGTCGTCCTCGGCGTCGGGTCGAGTGTGTGCGGCGCGGCGGCCGTCTGGCTGCTGCTGTTCCTCCAGGGCATCCCCGCCGACATGGGCGACCGCAACTGGGTCCTGCTCACCTGCGCCGGCGCGTACGTCCTGCTCTCGGTGCTCGTCGGCTCGGTGTGGACGGCGATCCTGCACCGTCGCACCGCCGTCTGGTTCGCCCAGGGCCGCCGCCCGACGCCGCCGGAAGCTCGCCGCGCGCTCCGCCTGCCCCGCGACCTCGCGCTGGTCAGCGGCACCCTCTGGCTCGGCGGGACGATCATCCTCGGCACCCTCACCAGCATCCTCGGCTCCGCGCTCGACACCCTCGGCGTCACCCTCGCCGTCGGGCTCGGTGGGCTGCTCACCGTCGGCCTGATGTACCTGGCCGCGGAGTGGGTCGCGCGGCCGATCCTGATCCTGGCGCTCGAGGTGAGCCCACCGCGCAACGCGGTGTCGGTCAGCGTCCTGTCCCGGCTCGCGATCACCTGGGCCGTAGCGAGTGGGGTCCCGCTGCTCGGCGTGCTGATCGTCGCCGCGCCACCGAACATCGGCAGGGCCGACGAGACCTCCAGCCTGATCATGCTGTCGATCGTCGGGCTCGTCAGCGGCGCGATCGGCACGGCGCTCCTCGCGCGGGCGGTCGCCGCGCCGCTGCGCCGGTTGCGGATGGCGGTCGGCCTCGTCACCCGCGGCCGCAAGGACGTGTCGGTGCGCGTGGACGACGCCAGCGAGATCGGCTCGCTCCAGGTGTCGGTCAACAGCATGGTCGCCGGACTGCGGGAACAGGACCGGCTGCGGGACCTGTTCGGCAGGCACGTGGGCATCGACGTCGCCCGGCACGCCCTGGAACACGGGGTGTCGCTGAGCGGTGACGTGCGGGAGGTCGCCGCGTTGTTCGTCGACGTCGTGGACTCGACCGCCCTGGCCTACCGGCTGCCGCCCGAGGAGATCGTGCGCAAGCTGAACCGGTTGTTCGACAGCGTGGTGTCGGCCGTCGACGCCCGCGGCGGGCTGGTGAACAAGTTCCAGGGTGACGCCGCGTTGTGCGTCTTCGGCGCGCCCACGCGGCTGGCCGATCCGGCGACCGCGGCCATGTCAGCGGCGCGCGCCATCCGGGACGCGGTTCGCGAGGAGGGCGAGCTGGACCTGGGCATCGGCGTCGCGTGGGGACCGGTGTTCGCGGGGCAACTCGGCAGCCGCAGCCGGCTCGAGTACACGGTCATCGGCGACGCGGTGAACGAAGCGGCGCGGCTGACCGAGCACGCGAAGCACGTGCCCGGCCGCATCCTCGCCAGCGACACCCTCTGGTCCCAGGCCGCATCCGGCGAGCAGGCCCGGTGGACCCGGCACGAGACGGTCCAGCTCCGCGGGCGGGACACCCCAACGAAGACCTGGACGAACTAG
- a CDS encoding beta-ketoacyl-ACP synthase III — MHDGHHAVLAGLGAWLPPRVVDNDDLARHLNTSDDWIRARTGIGERRIADPDVSTVDMAIAAGRNALRSAGSDAIDAVVLATATPDYLCPASAPQVASGLGLSGVAAFDVNAVCSGFIYALATAAGMIAGGVAGRVLVVGADAFSRYCDPADRTTVPIFGDGAGAVVLRAGTADEPGALGPFDLHSEGENAGLLIVPAGGAKQRQSADPHDHYLTMQGTAVFRHACARMAESARAVLERSGLGVGDVDRFVGHQANIRILQATAKQLGMPNDRVVANIERVGNTSAASIPLALADACDDGELQPGHRVLLTAFGAGLTWGSTLLTWPDVKPGGEA; from the coding sequence ATGCATGACGGACACCACGCGGTCCTTGCCGGGCTGGGAGCCTGGCTGCCGCCGCGGGTGGTGGACAACGACGACCTCGCCCGGCACCTGAACACCTCCGACGACTGGATCCGCGCGCGCACCGGCATCGGTGAGCGCCGCATCGCCGACCCCGATGTGTCCACTGTAGACATGGCGATCGCCGCGGGGCGCAACGCCTTGCGCAGCGCCGGGTCGGACGCGATCGACGCGGTGGTGCTCGCGACGGCGACGCCCGACTACCTCTGCCCGGCCAGCGCGCCGCAGGTGGCCTCGGGGCTCGGGCTCAGCGGGGTCGCCGCCTTCGACGTCAACGCCGTCTGCAGCGGCTTCATCTACGCACTGGCCACGGCCGCGGGCATGATCGCGGGCGGCGTCGCCGGCCGCGTGCTCGTCGTCGGCGCGGACGCGTTCAGCCGCTACTGCGATCCCGCCGACCGCACCACCGTCCCGATCTTCGGTGACGGCGCGGGCGCAGTCGTGCTGCGTGCCGGGACCGCCGACGAGCCGGGCGCGCTCGGGCCGTTCGACCTGCACAGCGAGGGTGAGAACGCGGGCCTGCTGATCGTCCCGGCCGGTGGCGCGAAGCAGCGCCAGTCGGCCGACCCGCACGACCACTACCTGACCATGCAGGGCACGGCCGTGTTCCGTCATGCCTGCGCGCGGATGGCCGAATCGGCCCGTGCCGTGCTGGAGCGGTCCGGGCTCGGGGTCGGCGACGTGGACCGGTTCGTCGGCCACCAGGCGAACATCCGAATCCTGCAGGCCACCGCCAAACAGCTGGGCATGCCGAACGACCGCGTGGTGGCGAACATCGAGCGCGTCGGCAACACCAGCGCCGCCTCGATCCCGCTCGCGCTGGCCGACGCCTGCGACGACGGTGAGCTCCAGCCCGGCCACCGGGTGCTGCTGACCGCGTTCGGCGCCGGCCTGACGTGGGGTTCGACGCTGCTGACCTGGCCCGACGTGAAGCCGGGCGGCGAGGCCTAG
- a CDS encoding winged helix DNA-binding domain-containing protein yields MPDTLGQRALNRALLARQLLLRRTKLTPLEAVRHLCGLQAQAPFPPYYGLWSRLHGFRPEQLGQLLLDRQVVRIALMRGTVHLVAADDCLWLRPLLQPLFDRDMRTNAAYKKSLAPVDLCAVAEQARALLAEEPRTPAALGEQLARVWPDTPASALAHAARGLLPLVQVPPRAVWGRSGRTTLATAEDWLGRPLERNASLDDLVLRYLAAFGPASVADVQAWSGLTRLGEVVDRLRPRLRVFRTEQGREVFDLPEAPRPDPATPAPPRFIAEFDNLLLSHADRTRVLPDDARKRVFGVPNGVFPGTVLVDGLVRGSWRIVRSRAGATLEVEPYGRVSKKDRDALESAGARLVRFAVGEDACDIRFAAVA; encoded by the coding sequence ATGCCGGACACGCTGGGGCAGCGCGCCCTGAACCGGGCTCTGCTCGCCCGTCAGCTGCTGTTGCGCAGGACGAAGCTCACACCGCTGGAAGCCGTCCGGCACCTGTGCGGACTTCAGGCGCAGGCGCCGTTCCCGCCGTACTACGGGTTGTGGTCGCGCCTGCACGGTTTCCGGCCGGAGCAGCTCGGGCAGCTCCTGCTCGACCGGCAGGTGGTGCGGATCGCGTTGATGCGCGGCACCGTGCACCTGGTGGCGGCGGACGACTGCCTCTGGCTGCGCCCGCTCCTGCAGCCGCTGTTCGACCGCGACATGCGCACCAACGCCGCCTACAAGAAATCGCTTGCCCCGGTTGACCTGTGCGCGGTCGCGGAGCAGGCGCGCGCGTTGCTCGCGGAGGAGCCGCGCACCCCGGCCGCGCTGGGGGAACAGCTCGCGCGGGTGTGGCCGGACACGCCGGCGTCGGCGCTCGCGCACGCCGCCCGCGGCCTGCTCCCGCTCGTGCAGGTCCCGCCGCGCGCGGTGTGGGGCCGCAGCGGGCGGACGACTCTCGCGACGGCGGAGGACTGGCTCGGGCGTCCGCTGGAGCGGAACGCCTCGCTGGACGATCTCGTGCTGCGCTACCTGGCGGCGTTCGGGCCGGCGAGTGTCGCGGACGTGCAGGCGTGGAGTGGCCTGACGCGGCTCGGCGAGGTGGTGGACCGGCTGCGCCCGCGGCTGCGTGTGTTCCGGACCGAGCAGGGACGCGAGGTGTTCGACCTGCCCGAAGCGCCGCGTCCGGACCCGGCCACGCCCGCGCCGCCGCGGTTCATCGCCGAGTTCGACAACCTGCTGTTGTCGCACGCCGACCGGACTCGTGTGCTGCCGGACGACGCGCGCAAGCGGGTGTTCGGGGTGCCCAACGGGGTGTTCCCCGGGACGGTCCTGGTCGACGGGCTGGTGCGCGGCAGCTGGCGGATCGTGCGCTCGCGGGCCGGGGCGACGCTGGAGGTCGAGCCGTACGGGCGTGTCTCCAAAAAGGACCGGGATGCGCTGGAGAGCGCAGGGGCGCGGCTGGTGCGTTTCGCTGTCGGCGAAGATGCCTGCGACATCCGCTTCGCCGCCGTTGCGTGA
- a CDS encoding Lrp/AsnC family transcriptional regulator produces MPAADLDKLDYEILRRLQDDSRTIAETIGAEVGLSAAAVQRRIKRLRHAGVISREVAVIDPPSVGVHMTFIVMVEMERERLEVLEAFRKQVLADSAVQQCYYVTGSADFILVVQCRDMGEFEAFTRRMFFDNGEVRHFTTSVAMDRVKVGLSVPLNGG; encoded by the coding sequence GTGCCCGCCGCTGACCTGGACAAACTCGACTACGAGATTTTGCGACGCCTGCAGGACGACTCGCGAACGATCGCGGAGACGATCGGCGCCGAGGTGGGTCTGTCGGCTGCCGCGGTGCAGCGCCGCATCAAGCGGTTGCGGCACGCCGGCGTGATCTCGCGGGAGGTCGCGGTCATCGACCCGCCATCGGTCGGGGTCCACATGACGTTCATCGTGATGGTGGAGATGGAGCGCGAGCGGCTGGAGGTGCTGGAGGCGTTCCGGAAGCAGGTGCTGGCTGATTCCGCTGTGCAACAGTGCTACTACGTTACGGGTTCGGCGGACTTCATCCTGGTCGTGCAGTGCCGGGACATGGGCGAGTTCGAGGCGTTCACCCGCCGGATGTTCTTCGACAACGGCGAGGTGCGTCACTTCACGACGAGTGTCGCGATGGACCGCGTCAAGGTGGGCCTGTCCGTTCCCCTGAACGGCGGCTGA
- a CDS encoding SsgA family sporulation/cell division regulator, giving the protein MNTDTVTQSQFVSLNGSSAPVLSRLSYVASEPFAVNIAFRTERGRWVEWTFARELLVTGLREPSGIGDVRVRPDLSTDEGILILEIESPDGYALVEIEREDVERFLDAATELVPLGTESDCFDVDAFIDEITNV; this is encoded by the coding sequence GTGAACACCGATACCGTCACCCAGAGCCAGTTCGTGTCACTCAACGGCTCCAGTGCTCCAGTCCTGTCTCGACTGTCGTACGTCGCGAGCGAGCCGTTCGCCGTGAACATCGCGTTCCGGACGGAGCGTGGCCGTTGGGTGGAGTGGACCTTCGCCCGGGAGCTGCTCGTCACGGGCCTGCGGGAGCCCTCCGGCATCGGCGACGTGCGAGTCCGGCCCGACCTGTCGACCGACGAGGGCATCCTCATCCTGGAGATCGAGTCCCCCGACGGCTACGCACTGGTCGAAATCGAGCGCGAGGACGTCGAACGCTTCCTGGACGCCGCTACGGAACTCGTCCCCCTGGGCACGGAGAGCGACTGCTTCGACGTGGACGCCTTCATCGACGAGATCACAAACGTCTGA